A region of Spodoptera frugiperda isolate SF20-4 chromosome 26, AGI-APGP_CSIRO_Sfru_2.0, whole genome shotgun sequence DNA encodes the following proteins:
- the LOC118264737 gene encoding uncharacterized protein LOC118264737 — MQRKFVLSDHSLKRLIKEVKKRECLWNPHHERYNDRYRMAKAWMEIAELLELPEDRLRVRWKNLRDLYKKEVKKFGSVNYTGKWRHYNAMKFLNKTLESPKPDQTEDREPNEDQTIRDNEDQTSRDNEEGNEGSKVATKEELTDDDFDFVDEQENVTAESPEAEVYFEQGYEEDPISDKMQKIAEEDYDMMFLKSLAPYFRQLDPIRKLVVRSKMQDMLLNEIAAQASVSQQFHSKKS; from the exons ATGCAGAGGAAATTCGTACTATCTGATCATTCATTGAAGAGACTCATTAAAGAAGTGAAGAAGAGAGAATGTTTGTGGAATCCACATCACGAACGTTACAATGACAGATATCGAATGGCTAAGGCTTGGATGGAGATAGCGGAACTGTTGGAACTACCAG AGGATCGTCTCCGAGTAAGATGGAAGAATCTCCGAGACCTGTACAAGAAGGAAGTGAAAAAGTTTGGCTCAGTAAACTACACAGGAAAGTGGAGACATTATAATGCGATGAAGTTTCTAAACAAGACACTTGAGAGCCCTAAACCAGACCAAACCGAGGACAGAGAACCAAATGAAGACCAGACTATTAGAGACAATGAAGACCAGACCAGTAGAGACAATGAAGAAGGAAACGAGGGAAGCAAAGTAGCTACCAAAGAAGAATTAACAGACGATGACTTTGATTTTGTAGATGAACAAGAAAATGTTACAGCTGAGAGCCCCGAAGCAGAAGTATACTTCGAACAGGGATACGAAGAAGACCCCATATCTGACAAAATGCAGAAAATAGCAGAGGAAGACTATGATATGATGTTCTTGAAGTCTTTGGCGCCGTATTTTAGGCAACTGGATCCGATAAGGAAACTGGTGGTGAGGAGTAAGATGCAGGATATGTTGCTGAATGAGATCGCGGCGCAGGCGTCGGTAAGCCAACAATTCCATTCGAAGAAGAGTTAA
- the LOC126912564 gene encoding uncharacterized protein LOC126912564 isoform X2, with product MLQSLLQPRDNQRSKMIGAMPAVAVRHERRRNEKRGGGGGRRPSQLPLQLGRPMDADATPSPDHHRLRNELYVCGKYAQVAALHAVVGSLLLGIVVLVVGLVQLSPGAEAAQHRYYLMGAGAALVGAGILGAVLRCICLHWYNRKFRQDHEEDPEPTTHKNGVSVVESGPDHKSGHHDHKTGHHDHKGHEKHSHDHKTADKPKLKSQASVGRDVDLIKQPSAASDT from the exons ATGCTCCAGTCCTTACTTCAACCAAGAGATAATCAGCGgt CGAAGATGATTGGTGCTATGCCAGCTGTGGCGGTTCGCCATGAAAGACGTCGCAATGAGAAGCGCGGAGGAGGAGGGGGGCGGAGACCATCGCAGCTGCCTCTGCAGCTCGGCCGCCCCATGGATGCCGACGCCACACCCTCGCCGGACCACCATCGGCTGAGGAATGAACTCTACGTCTGCGGCAAG TATGCGCAGGTGGCAGCTCTTCACGCAGTAGTGGGATCCCTTCTGCTAGGGATCGTAGTACTGGTGGTGGGCTTGGTGCAGCTCTCGCCTGGTGCTGAAGCCGCACAGCATCGCTACTATCTGATGGGAGCCGGCGCTGCACTGGTCGGGGCCGGCATACTTGGCGCTGTTCTGAG GTGCATCTGTCTCCACTGGTACAACCGCAAGTTCCGCCAGGACCACGAAGAGGACCCGGAGCCCACGACACACAAGAATGGAGTGAGCGTGGTCGAGAGTGGACCGGACCATAAATCCGGCCACCACGACCATAAGACCGGACACCACGACCACAAAGGCCATGAGAAGCACTCCCATGATCATAAGACAGCTGACAAACCGAAGCTGAAGTCCCAAGCTAGTGTGGGACGTGATGTGGATCTCATCAAGCAACCCTCGGCCGCCAGCGACACCTAA
- the LOC126912564 gene encoding uncharacterized protein LOC126912564 isoform X3 — MLQSLLQPRDNQRSKMIGAMPAVAVRHERRRNEKRGGGGGRRPSQLPLQLGRPMDADATPSPDHHRLRNELYVCGKVAALHAVVGSLLLGIVVLVVGLVQLSPGAEAAQHRYYLMGAGAALVGAGILGAVLRCICLHWYNRKFRQDHEEDPEPTTHKNGVSVVESGPDHKSGHHDHKTGHHDHKGHEKHSHDHKTADKPKLKSQASVGRDVDLIKQPSAASDT, encoded by the exons ATGCTCCAGTCCTTACTTCAACCAAGAGATAATCAGCGgt CGAAGATGATTGGTGCTATGCCAGCTGTGGCGGTTCGCCATGAAAGACGTCGCAATGAGAAGCGCGGAGGAGGAGGGGGGCGGAGACCATCGCAGCTGCCTCTGCAGCTCGGCCGCCCCATGGATGCCGACGCCACACCCTCGCCGGACCACCATCGGCTGAGGAATGAACTCTACGTCTGCGGCAAG GTGGCAGCTCTTCACGCAGTAGTGGGATCCCTTCTGCTAGGGATCGTAGTACTGGTGGTGGGCTTGGTGCAGCTCTCGCCTGGTGCTGAAGCCGCACAGCATCGCTACTATCTGATGGGAGCCGGCGCTGCACTGGTCGGGGCCGGCATACTTGGCGCTGTTCTGAG GTGCATCTGTCTCCACTGGTACAACCGCAAGTTCCGCCAGGACCACGAAGAGGACCCGGAGCCCACGACACACAAGAATGGAGTGAGCGTGGTCGAGAGTGGACCGGACCATAAATCCGGCCACCACGACCATAAGACCGGACACCACGACCACAAAGGCCATGAGAAGCACTCCCATGATCATAAGACAGCTGACAAACCGAAGCTGAAGTCCCAAGCTAGTGTGGGACGTGATGTGGATCTCATCAAGCAACCCTCGGCCGCCAGCGACACCTAA
- the LOC126912564 gene encoding uncharacterized protein LOC126912564 isoform X1: MHAVGLHSALAIRRERKRRAEQQRARERRYSLQSSESGVTSPHCSTGSLERRRYRKPHPTENEVVSTVGMLHLGVVFLVLGLFLLGSGFLPDNVTSWSTVGSVSWFNELVCSGMFAVGIGVFLIVLHKYLMKSEEDALEDYVQRQLTRSRSGHRLERDAETGGMRTKNARRARATEVLPETVTETYTEPPPERAHGFVNALAMNGDVMRELPLEQIVEEEISVASEGGGRLGKFNKDTYSSPSVAPSLSPGSPSDTRELLSDGRYMIMSRM; encoded by the coding sequence ATGCACGCGGTGGGCCTGCACTCGGCGCTCGCCATCCGCCGCGAGCGCAAGCGCCGCGCTGAGCAGCAGCGAGCTCGCGAGCGCCGCTACTCGCTGCAGTCCTCAGAGTCGGGAGTCACGTCCCCGCACTGCTCCACCGGCAGCTTGGAGCGACGTCGCTACAGAAAGCCACACCCCACCGAAAATGAGGTCGTCTCGACGGTCGGTATGCTCCACCTCGGAGTGGTGTTCCTCGTGCTCGGCCTGTTCCTGCTCGGCTCCGGCTTCCTGCCGGACAACGTAACGTCGTGGAGCACAGTCGGCTCAGTCAGCTGGTTCAATGAGCTGGTCTGCTCTGGTATGTTCGCGGTGGGAATTGGAGTATTTCTCATTGTTCTGCACAAATATTTGATGAAGAGTGAGGAAGACGCCCTGGAGGATTATGTACAGAGACAGTTGACGAGATCCCGGTCAGGTCATCGACTAGAGAGGGACGCGGAGACTGGTGGCATGCGCACGAAGAACGCGCGTCGTGCACGTGCCACGGAAGTGTTGCCGGAGACAGTGACGGAAACATACACGGAGCCGCCACCCGAGCGCGCGCACGGGTTCGTGAACGCGCTGGCGATGAACGGAGACGTCATGCGCGAGCTGCCGCTGGAGCAGATCGTGGAGGAGGAGATCTCAGTGGCGTCGGAGGGCGGCGGCCGGCTCGGCAAGTTCAACAAGGACACGTACTCGTCGCCGTCCGTGGCGCCCAGCCTCAGCCCCGGCTCGCCGTCCGACACGCGCGAGCTGCTGTCCGACGGCCGCTACATGATCATGTCGCGCATGTGA
- the LOC126912564 gene encoding uncharacterized protein LOC126912564 isoform X4 yields MLQSLLQPRDNQRSVAVRHERRRNEKRGGGGGRRPSQLPLQLGRPMDADATPSPDHHRLRNELYVCGKYAQVAALHAVVGSLLLGIVVLVVGLVQLSPGAEAAQHRYYLMGAGAALVGAGILGAVLRCICLHWYNRKFRQDHEEDPEPTTHKNGVSVVESGPDHKSGHHDHKTGHHDHKGHEKHSHDHKTADKPKLKSQASVGRDVDLIKQPSAASDT; encoded by the exons ATGCTCCAGTCCTTACTTCAACCAAGAGATAATCAGCGgt CTGTGGCGGTTCGCCATGAAAGACGTCGCAATGAGAAGCGCGGAGGAGGAGGGGGGCGGAGACCATCGCAGCTGCCTCTGCAGCTCGGCCGCCCCATGGATGCCGACGCCACACCCTCGCCGGACCACCATCGGCTGAGGAATGAACTCTACGTCTGCGGCAAG TATGCGCAGGTGGCAGCTCTTCACGCAGTAGTGGGATCCCTTCTGCTAGGGATCGTAGTACTGGTGGTGGGCTTGGTGCAGCTCTCGCCTGGTGCTGAAGCCGCACAGCATCGCTACTATCTGATGGGAGCCGGCGCTGCACTGGTCGGGGCCGGCATACTTGGCGCTGTTCTGAG GTGCATCTGTCTCCACTGGTACAACCGCAAGTTCCGCCAGGACCACGAAGAGGACCCGGAGCCCACGACACACAAGAATGGAGTGAGCGTGGTCGAGAGTGGACCGGACCATAAATCCGGCCACCACGACCATAAGACCGGACACCACGACCACAAAGGCCATGAGAAGCACTCCCATGATCATAAGACAGCTGACAAACCGAAGCTGAAGTCCCAAGCTAGTGTGGGACGTGATGTGGATCTCATCAAGCAACCCTCGGCCGCCAGCGACACCTAA